The following proteins come from a genomic window of Aspergillus luchuensis IFO 4308 DNA, chromosome 3, nearly complete sequence:
- a CDS encoding DUF3955 domain-containing protein (COG:E,G;~EggNog:ENOG410PGJD;~InterPro:IPR025016;~PFAM:PF13127;~TransMembrane:2 (i20-44o56-75i)) produces the protein MEAPETTEGSILVGAARRTLGICLLLVVVFLWTASNFLASTIFADDTYSKPFFVTYINTSLFILPLFTILSRRLLKLWRAGKLYRVRSFKSLLEHLDSHDTNVEARGILSHNAGGERWRSEDEDPETWAGARFNAASRGQPSKLGLKATAKLSFEFCLLWFSVSTSDQ, from the exons ATGGAAGCACCCGAGACCACGGAAGGCTCGATCTTGGTCGGCGCCGCGAGACGGACATTGGGCATTTGCCTGCTGCTTGTCGTGGTCTTCCTATGGACGGCCTCGAACTTCCTCGCCAGT ACAATATTCGCCGACGATACATACTCAAAACCGTTTTTCGTGACATACATCAACACCTCGTTAttcatccttcctctcttcacaATTCTCTCTAGACGGCTCTTGAAACTATGGCGGGCAGGGAAGCTCTACCGGGTTAGGTCTTTCAAGAGCCTATTGGAGCACCTCGATTCTCATGATACGAACGTCGAGGCACGGGGTATACTCAGTCACAATGCAGGAGGGGAGCGTTGGCGcagcgaggacgaagaccCTGAAACATGGGCTGGTGCTAGGTTCAATGCTGCATCTCGAGGCCAGCCATCTAAGCTGGGATTGAAGGCGACAGCTAAGCTGAGCTTTGAGTTCTGTTTGTTATGG TTCTCCGTGAGTACTAGCGATCAGTAG
- a CDS encoding DMT family transporter (COG:E,G;~EggNog:ENOG410PGJD;~InterPro:IPR000620;~TransMembrane:7 (o12-32i39-56o84-105i117-143o155-176i183-203o209-226i);~go_component: GO:0016020 - membrane [Evidence IEA];~go_component: GO:0016021 - integral component of membrane [Evidence IEA]) encodes MACLQYTTVGSTTILTSTSGVWTLIFGALIGVERFTIRKLIGVIASLIGIILISRVDMSPPSNPSNTSGSGSGSTFPSKTPGEIALGDAMAAFSAILYGVYTIVLKKQVGDESRVNMQLFFGLVGLFNTVLLWPGFIILHVLGIETVGMPDTGRVWTIILVNALASLASDIAWAYAMLLTTPLVVTVGLSLTIPLSLVGQIVLQGQYASGLYWAGATVVFLSFLVVNQESREVDGEGPVVVVVGRGGAGAETSAGYEAIPGDGGNELGRDR; translated from the exons ATGGCCTGTCTCCAATACACAACAGTAGGAAGCACCACAATCCTCACCTCAACAAGCG gTGTCTGGACCCTCATCTTCGGCGCCCTAATCGGCGTCGAGCGCTTCACCATCCGCAAGCTCATCGGAGTAATCGCCTCTTTAATCGGCATCATCCTTATATCCCGCGTCGACATGTCACCCCCCAGCAACCCCAGCAATACCAGCGGAAGCGGAAGCGGCAgcaccttcccctccaaaaCCCCCGGCGAAATCGCCCTCGGCGACGCAATGGCCGCATTCAGCGCCATCCTATACGGCGTATACACCATCGTGCTGAAAAAGCAAGTGGGAGACGAATCCCGCGTCAACATGCAACTATTCTTCGGCTTAGTAGGACTATTCAACACGGTCCTCCTCTGGCCGGGCTTCATTATTCTTCACGTCCTCGGTATAGAAACTGTCGGAATGCCTGATACGGGGAGAGTCTGGACGATTATCTTG gTAAACGCCCTCGCCTCCCTCGCCTCCGACATCGCCTGGGCCTACGCAATGCTCCTCACCACGCCACTAGTAGTAACCGTGGGATTGAGTCTGACGATCCCGCTCTCGCTCGTGGGCCAGATCGTGCTGCAGGGACAGTATGCGAGCGGGTTGTACTGGGCTGGGGCTACGGTGGTGTTTTTGTCGTTCTTGGTGGTTAATCAGGAGAGTCgcgaggtggatggggaggggcctgtggtggtggtggttggcaGGGGAGGGGCTGGGGCGGAGACTAGTGCTGGGTATGAGGCTATtcctggggatggtggtAATGAGTTGGGAAGGGATAGGTGA
- a CDS encoding PH domain-containing protein (COG:T;~EggNog:ENOG410PJYR;~InterPro:IPR001849,IPR011993;~PFAM:PF15410,PF00169) has product MTQPIPTSYAPVAEGNPKAPAIQLPDGTVQTSALLVPNNQSAHYRSGHVNLDTFSPVNENGSFEFDRVLKTGKVFRRVKHKHAFRASWKPAYLVLRPNLLSVYKDEEATRLRASITLSEVTAVASVRSPRSNRQYVFGVFSPSKNYRFQASSEKEAEAWIRHIRSETRMDEDEEAFLALSKNSDTAGNTKRRIYDTTDHSDFDQRGRPSSPEVGDSLSPTYHSRRFASPHDHSGNDITSYSEWSDGPGNNNGVRVTSPSIQNQPASVHSDGPSSIPRNESAVLRDPERVVCNGYLQCLKIKGSMRHWKRLWVVLRPKSLGFYKDEQEYSAVKVIPMAQVIDAAEVDPMSRSKHFCLQIIAEEKSYRLCAPDEESLAKWLGALKSILVARKKLEPAPGAAGLR; this is encoded by the exons ATGACTCAACCAATTCCCACATCGTACGCACCGGTTGCAGAAGGGAATCCCAAAGCGCCCGCGATCCAGCTACCCGATGGCACCGTCCAGACGTCGGCGCTTCTAGTCCCGAATAATCAATCCGCTCACTATCGCAGCGGCCATGTCAACTTGGATACTTTCTCGCCCGTCAATGAAAATGGGAGTTTCGAATTCGATCGGGTCCTGAAGACTGGAAAGGTGTTTCGTCGCGTGAAGCACAAACAT GCATTTAGGGCCTCCTGGAAACCGGCATATCTCGTTCTACGTCCCAACCTTCTGTCGGTAtacaaggatgaggaggccaCGAGGCTCCGAGCCTCTATCACGTTGTCTGAGGTCACGGCCGTTGCGTCGGTCAGGTCCCCCAGATCCAACCGACAGTACGTTTTTGGCGTTTTCTCGCCGTCGAAGAATTATCGCTTCCAGGCATCTTCGGAAAAAGAGGCCGAAGCTTGGATTAGACACATTCGATCAGAAACCCGcatggacgaagacgaagaggccTTCCTCGCCTTATCAAAGAATAGCGACACCGCCGGAAACACCAAGCGCCGCATCTATGATACCACCGACCACTCTGATTTTGATCAGCGCGGACGACCAAGTTCTCCGGAAGTCGGAGATTCATTGTCACCCACTTACCATTCGAGGCGTTTCGCCTCGCCCCATGATCACTCGGGAAACGATATCACGTCATATTCAGAATGGTCCGACGGCCCTGGGAATAACAACGGCGTTCGCGTGACATCGCCTTCCATTCAAAACCAGCCTGCATCAGTTCATAGCGATGGCCCTTCCTCGATTCCGCGCAATGAGTCCGCAGTCCTACGTGACCCGGAGAGAGTTGTATGCAACGGGTATCTTCAATGCCTCAAAATCAAGGGATCTATGCGCCACTGGAAGCGACTATGGGTTGTGCTGCGCCCGAAAAGCCTTGGTTTTTATAAAGATGAACAG GAATACTCCGCCGTCAAAGTCATACCCATGGCACAGGTGATCGACGCTGCTGAAGTCGACCCTATGTCACGTTCGAAACACTTCTGTCTTCAAATCATCGCGGAAGAAAAGTCGTATCGACTATGCGCACCAGATGAAGAATCTCTTGCAAAGTGGCTAGGTGCTTTGAAGAGCATTCTCGTCGCCCGCAAGAAACTGGAGCCTGCGCCCGGAGCAGCAGGCCTCCGTTAA
- the KTR5 gene encoding glycosyltransferase family 15 protein (CAZy:GT15;~COG:G;~EggNog:ENOG410PFFX;~InterPro:IPR029044,IPR002685;~PFAM:PF01793;~TransMembrane:1 (i48-71o);~go_component: GO:0016020 - membrane [Evidence IEA];~go_function: GO:0000030 - mannosyltransferase activity [Evidence IEA];~go_process: GO:0006486 - protein glycosylation [Evidence IEA]) — MGLVQRVTKWLPSTPSLPLDDSSREKGRNLSRFAFFKRRIRLKGNSSISIPLGFVLLFPCLVIVLILLLFVRHPASPGGILIPAGTPPSIRKISEKYDKVFATGCLPVEKTDAPRANAAFVVLARNKELDGVIQSLKSIERHFNRWFHYPYVFLNDGDFDDAFKATVKNYTSAPVEFGKIDESMWGYPDWVDHEVAKEGVRKQGDAAIMYGGMESYHHMCRFYSGHFYKHPLLMKYEWYWRLEPEIKYFCDITYDPFIKMAEANKTYGFTIAVKELRETVPNIFRYASAYKRKHNLESKGLWEMFLEKPEEEPKPEEEKQEKLPEEILQNEPGENTVPDVDPEAMEGEKYNMCHFWSNFEIARLDFFRSKEYEEFFDMMDKSGGFWMERWGDAPIHSLAAGILLSPSDIHYFRDFGYRHTTIQHCPANAPARQLPRIPWLETTTEDEKERIEEDEYWANPDPVKENGVGCRCRCDTDIVDVEGKQGSCLAEWVEVAGGWASP; from the exons ATGGGCCTCGTTCAACGGGTTACGAAATGGCTGCCCTCCACGCCGAGTCTGCCCCTAGATGACTCGTCGCGCGAGAAAGGCCGCAATCTGTCCAGATTCGCTTTCTTCAAACGGAGGATACGGTTAAAGGGCAACTCCTCGATCTCGATACCCCTGGGATTTGTTTTACTATTTCCATGCCTTGTAATAGTCCTTATCCTACTACTTTTCGTTCGACATCCTGCTTCCCCTGGCGGTATCCTCATCCCTGCCGGTACTCCGCCTTCTATCAG GAAAATAAGCGAAAAATATGACAAAGTCTTCGCTACCGGCTGTCTCCCCGTCGAGAAAACCGACGCCCCGCGCGCCAATGCCGCTTTCGTCGTCCTTGCCAGAAACAAGGAATTAGACGGAGTTATTCAGTCGCTCAAGTCCATTGAAAGACACTTCAACCGCTGGTTCCACTACCCCTACGTCTTCCTGAACGATGGTGATTTCGATGACGCCTTCAAGGCGACGGTCAAGAACTACACCAGCGCCCCCGTTGAGTTTGGCAAGATCGATGAGTCCATGTGGGGTTACCCCGACTGGGTTGATCATGAAGTCGCCAAAGAGGGCGTTCGGAAGCAGGGTGACGCCGCCATCATGTACGGAGGCATGGAGAGTTACCATCATATGTGCCGATTCTATTCCGG CCACTTCTACAAGCACCCCCTGCTCATGAAATACGAATGGTACTGGCGTCTCGAGCCTGAGATCAAGTACTTCTGCGATATTACATA TGATCCATTCATCAAGATGGCGGAAGCAAACAAGACCTACGGCTTCACGATCGCTGTCAAGGAGCTTCGCGAAACCGTCCCCAACATCTTCCGTTACGCATCTGCCTACAAGCGGAAACACAACTTGGAATCGAAGGGATTGTGGGAGATGTTCCTGGagaaaccagaagaagagccgAAGCCcgaggaggaaaagcaagagaaACTCCCTGAGGAGATCCTCCAAAATGAGCCTGGTGAAAATACTGTTCCCGATGTTGACCCGGAAGCCATGGAAGGCGAGAAGTACAACATGTGCCACTTCTGGAGTAACTTCGAAATTGCGCGGTTGGACTTCTTCCGCAGCAAGGAATATGAGGAGTTCTTCGACATGATGGATAAGAGTGGAGGTTTCTGGATGGAGAGA TGGGGTGATGCGCCTATCCATTCATTGGCCGCCGGTATTCTTCTGTCCCCCAGCGACATCCACTACTTCCGTGACTTCGGCTATCGGCACACTACTATTCAGCATTGTCCTGCCAACGCTCCTGCACGGCAATTGCCCCGAATCCCCTGGCTGGAGACGACAACCGAGGACGAAAAGGAGCGCATTGAAGAGGACGAGTATTGGGCGAACCCTGATCCCGTCAAGGAGAACGGTGTCGgctgcaggtgcaggtgtGACACCGACattgtggatgttgaaggcAAGCAGGGCAGTTGTCTCGCCGAATGGGTCGAAGTTGCTGGAGGATGGGCATCCCCATAG
- a CDS encoding uncharacterized protein (COG:S;~EggNog:ENOG410PPJ7;~TransMembrane:1 (o488-509i)), whose product MADSSEPHPRPSQHPSTASSLQYPTLPPLSASVEEWLSRSRPISMTSTPMEHHSKSLSESWATMSASDVHSEDGTRSEQTDLGSLIDQTGPDDVASLDGRSSNSDMDTNDEDGFDGDGYESRSNVSVSQELASAFPHIRNSIDDSNLTTKTALRQSVESIEFIEPENWPEIERVELKHTIRVFEGSDTAELEQELPHRSEGSTVTATVQQTMTRKSLDTDKPFHVVYIGSPEFRNIILDKIGDVLVSSTYSGFESSSTESSRYHVVPTSFGAGAVPNFAELLPIHVQLIVDECTEATAEPHMDKPSTITLQFKGRPPCSSMWSGADYCISSSVQWALPDVAIFFLSGTDTPEDIETQKMARILMERHGIPAMVISEKPLWTMSRDPVPLNPHSLHMCLEFRNALDGKSKVLRRYPIDLKTFESITPGQLNRNLASLATICPRKPCQMALENLNSPRTNSFWEWCTSIHKDLSRPYIGDYGVSMSAYRFIAFSILSIVFVFLGHTAMLAANSTFSRQYADHTLTKAVTPVSSSVPATSFLHTVTSLSVLPSSLGDHELQGDHVSSNTLLHDLIEGVQYVSERHEMTDSFEIQVVGDCHLVIKPPHKLGKKQPKFNVQVSRDGKPLEYELSMLFDGVYTLKLDRADAYGQVDVTLTTITTKPHIQTTSVDFGTPWLKIQNWKRAAHLIASQILRDFATAQTGLSEVYGRVCTDLQVLMGDVVRRAHFLRKEASTLRPESVQISRETKDIVVSRSEQFTEVVKKGAVQPLLAVSSALQAQTHKVHTGAREMMSGTWDKISSHAHALDLGAVKERLRDARKCKALDTAQKRARSLVRRRSCQQSECSQ is encoded by the coding sequence ATGGCTGACTCTTCAGAGCCTCACCCCAGGCCTTCCCAGCACCCTTCAACCGCTTCGAGCTTACAATATCCCACTCTCCCTCCGCTGAGTGCCTCTGTAGAGGAGTGGTTATCGCGATCGCGGCCTATCAGTATGACGTCAACTCCAATGGAACACCACTCCAAGTCCCTGAGCGAAAGCTGGGCGACGATGAGTGCATCCGACGTACACTCAGAAGATGGCACTCGCTCTGAACAAACAGATCTTGGGTCTTTGATCGATCAGACCGGTCCTGATGACGTAGCAAGTCTCGATGGCCGGTCCAGCAACAGTGACATGGATACCAATGACGAGGATGGgtttgatggtgatggctaTGAGTCCAGGAGCAACGTTTCAGTGTCCCAGGAACTCGCATCGGCCTTCCCTCACATAAGAAACTCGATCGATGACAGCAACCTAACTACCAAGACGGCTTTACGGCAGTCGGTTGAGTCCATCGAGTTCATTGAACCGGAGAACTGGCCTGAGATTGAACGGGTAGAACTGAAGCATACCATCCGAGTGTTCGAAGGATCTGACACAGCAGAACTGGAGCAGGAGCTTCCACACAGGTCAGAAGGCTCCACTGTCACGGCCACTGTGCAGCAGACTATGACTAGGAAAAGCCTTGACACCGACAAGCCTTTCCATGTGGTATATATTGGCAGCCCTGAATTTCGAAACATCATTCTCGACAAAATCGGGGATGTGTTAGTATCTAGCACCTATAGCGGTTTCGAGAGCAGTTCGACAGAGTCGTCCAGGTATCACGTCGTCCCAACATCCTTTGGCGCAGGCGCAGTTCCCAATTTTGCCGAGCTCCTCCCCATTCATGTCCAGCTTATTGTGGACGAATGCACCGAGGCTACCGCGGAACCCCATATGGACAAGCCCAGCACAATCACACTCCAATTCAAGGGTCGGCCGCCATGCTCTTCGATGTGGTCAGGGGCCGATTATTGTATTTCATCTTCGGTCCAATGGGCGCTCCCTGATGTCGCCATCTTTTTCCTCTCAGGCACTGATACTCCCGAAGACATTGAGACCCAGAAAATGGCCCGCATACTCATGGAACGCCACGGTATTCCGGCTATGGTCATCTCGGAAAAGCCGCTCTGGACGATGTCTAGAGACCCTGTTCCTCTTAATCCCCATAGTCTCCACATGTGCCTGGAATTCCGCAATGCCCTGGACGGGAAGTCCAAGGTACTCAGGAGGTATCCTATCGATCTGAAGACCTTTGAAAGTATTACACCCGGGCAACTCAACAGAAACCTGGCGTCCCTAGCAACCATCTGTCCCAGAAAACCATGTCAAATGGCGTTGGAGAATCTAAATTCCCCTCGCACCAACTCATTCTGGGAATGGTGCACGTCCATCCATAAAGACCTCTCTCGTCCTTATATTGGCGACTATGGGGTGTCGATGTCTGCGTATCGCTTCATTGCTTTCAGTATCCTATCTATTGTATTCGTATTCTTAGGCCATACAGCCATGCTGGCCGCTAACTCGACCTTTTCTCGACAATATGCTGACCATACACTAACCAAAGCTGTCACCCCTGTTTCGAGCAGTGTCCCAGCTACCAGCTTCTTGCACACGGTGACATCACTTTCCGTATTGCCTTCATCGCTTGGCGACCACGAGCTGCAAGGGGACCATGTGAGCAGCAACACGCTATTACATGACCTGATAGAAGGCGTACAGTATGTTTCCGAACGGCATGAAATGACGGACTCGTTTGAAATCCAGGTGGTCGGTGATTGTCATCTTGTAATCAAGCCGCCTCACAAACTTGGCAAAAAACAGCCAAAGTTTAACGTCCAAGTCAGTCGGGATGGCAAGCCTCTCGAGTATGAACTCTCGATGTTATTCGATGGGGTGTACACGCTGAAACTAGATCGCGCGGATGCATACGGTCAGGTGGATGTGACGCTAACTACGATTACAACGAAACCCCACATACAGACAACATCTGTGGACTTCGGGACGCCATGGTTGAAGATCCAGAACTGGAAACGCGCAGCACATCTTATTGCCTCTCAGATTTTGCGAGACTTTGCCACTGCGCAGACCGGACTGTCTGAGGTCTACGGTCGGGTCTGCACCGATTTGCAAGTGCTCATGGGAGATGTTGTAAGAAGAGCCCACTTCCTACGGAAAGAGGCGTCTACTTTGCGACCTGAGTCGGTGCAAATATCCCGCGAAACGAAGGACATAGTAGTGTCCCGATCAGAGCAGTTTACTGAAGTCGTCAAGAAAGGTGCCGTGCAGCCACTTTTAGCTGTCTCGTCTGCCCTACAGGCTCAGACCCATAAAGTGCATACAGGAGCCAGAGAGATGATGAGTGGCACATGGGACAAGATCAGCTCTCATGCACATGCACTTGATCTTGGTGCAGTGAAAGAACGCCTCCGAGATGCGAGGAAATGCAAGGCTTTGGATACGGCGCAGAAGAGAGCCCGAAGTTTGGTGAGGCGGAGGTCTTGTCAGCAGTCGGAGTGTTCGCAATAG
- the SBP1 gene encoding Ran GTPase-binding protein YRB1 (BUSCO:EOG09264XT5;~COG:U;~EggNog:ENOG410PJH4;~InterPro:IPR000156,IPR011993;~PFAM:PF00638;~go_process: GO:0046907 - intracellular transport [Evidence IEA]), with the protein MSDVAETKPDPTISAPEGAEKPEETTTTATEETKTEEKPEESKSVTESAAEAVKDTATKTTDSVFSMFGGGPKKEKQEEPEDAKDEPSGSSKAQKGEDEDEAPESPEVHFEPVIRLTEKVETKTNEELEEQTFKMRAKLFRFDRDSKEWKERGTGDVRLLKHKENQKTRLVMRRDKTLKVCANHYIVPDMKLSPNVGSDRSWVWNATADVSEGEPEAQTLAIRFANSENANLFKDAFEKAQQENEKLLSQQ; encoded by the exons atgtctGACGTCGCTGAGACCAAGCCCGACCCCACCATCAGCGCTCCTGAGGGCGCTgagaagcccgaggagacgaccaccaccgccaccgaaGAGACCAAGACTgaggagaagcccgaggagTCCAAGTCGGTGACTGAGTCCGCTGCCGAGGCCGTTAAGGACACTGCCACCAAGACTACCGACAGCGTCTTCTCCATGTTCGGCGGTGGccccaagaaggagaagcaggaggagccTGAGGATGCTAAGGACGAGCCCTCCGGCTCTTCCAAGGCCCAGAagggtgaagatgag GACGAGGCCCCCGAGTCCCCTGAGGTTCACTTCGAGCCTGTCATCCGCCTGaccgagaaggtggagaccaagaccaacgaggagctggaggagcagACTTTCAAGATGCGTGCCAAGCTTTTCAGATTCGACCGTGACAGCAAGGAGTGGAAGGAGCGTGGTACCGGTGACGTCCGCCTGCTCAAGCACAAGGAGAACCAGAAGACCCGTCTCGTGATGCGCCGCGACAAGACCCTCAAGGTCTGCGCTAACCACTACA TTGTTCCCGATATGAAGTTGAGCCCCAACGTTGGCAGTGACCGCAGTTGGGTCTGGAACGCTACCGCTGATGTCAGTGAGGGTGAGCCCGAGGCGCAGACCCTGGCCATCCGTTTTGCCAACAGTGAGA ACGCCAACCTCTTTAAGGACGCTTTCGAGAAGGCCCAGCAAGAGAACGAGAAGCTGCTTAGCCAGCAGTAA
- a CDS encoding putative transcription initiation factor subunit (TAF30) (COG:K;~EggNog:ENOG410PJJH;~InterPro:IPR005033,IPR016665,IPR027353,IPR038704;~PFAM:PF03366,PF17035;~go_process: GO:0006355 - regulation of transcription, DNA-templated [Evidence IEA]), translating into MPDVKRNVRLVTEQHIVNKDSGVEGFPLRSWSIEIYLVNEHGEQVPANVFDKVTYTLHPSFGDRAIQTFKNPPFRISEEGWGEFDMQIGLTAADKEHFVTHDLNFAQPRYESKHVITFKNPKPALLSLLRESGPVPGDENGVKSKRAATGEEGSKKKKRTEKSVDMDKLADGLQRLGEDDLLQVVQMVHDNKAPDSYTKNDVEQGEFHVDLYTLPDTLIKMLWDFTQEKGAL; encoded by the exons ATGCCTGAC GTTAAGAGAAATGTCAGATTGGTGACCGAGCAGCACATCGT GAATAAAGACTCCGGCGTTGAAGGATTCCCCCTCCGATCATGGTCAATTGAGATCTATCTTGTCAACGAACACGGCGAGCAGGTGCCTGCGAATGTCTTTGACAAAGTGACATACACGCTGCACCCTAGTTTCGGCGACAGAGCCATTCAGA CCTTCAAGAACCCCCCTTTCAGAATCTCAGAGGAAGGATGGGGTGAGTTCGACATGCAGATAGGCCTCACTGCCGCCGACAAGGAGCATTTCGTTACGCACGATCTGAACTTTGCCCAGCCCCGTTACGAATCCAAGCACGTTATT ACGTTCAAGAACCCCAAGCCTGCCCTACtatccctcctccgcgaaTCCGGACCCGTCCCAGGAGACGAGAATGGCGTGAAGTCGAAACGCGCCGCAACCGGAGAGGAGGgatccaagaagaagaagcggacaGAGAAGAGT GTCGACATGGACAAGCTGGCCGACGGTCTGCAGCGACTcggcgaagatgatcttcttcaggtaGTACAGATGGTGCACGACAACAAAGCCCCAGACTCGTATACCAAGAACGATGTTGAGC AGGGAGAATTCCACGTCGACCTATATACTCTTCCAGACACCCTAATCAAGATGCTGTGGGATTTCACGCAGGAGAAAGGCGCTTTGTga
- a CDS encoding phosducin family protein (COG:T;~EggNog:ENOG410PPRT;~InterPro:IPR036249,IPR024253,IPR001200;~PFAM:PF02114;~go_process: GO:0008277 - regulation of G protein-coupled receptor signaling pathway [Evidence IEA]): MSSAQDEFNQLINNNREKFSSHPEDRDNDSVHSSDASSDHDEPQFSDAEDTPSAMHSRNPSSYRVPNTVFDANTGPKGVIADAQAFERARKSSFRRTLLGVAGLDRSHYNKSVNDDATLLQNSSPPDGSSASDDEERFLHQWRAARMQEMQARSLRKPSPRRKLYGSVDIVDAVGYLDAIEKVTSGTVVVVCVYDPESTTSSIVEDSLNTIARRQPTVHFVKLHHEIAEMDHIEAPALLAYKDGDVFATIVEILRQIPKGRSCSADSLEDLLRSYRIL, from the exons ATGTCATCTGCTCAAGACGAGTTCAATCAACTCATAAACAACAACCGGGAGAaattctcttctcatcctgAGGACCGTGATAACGACTCGGTTCACTCCTCTGACGCATCCTCGGACCACGACGAACCCCAATTCTCCGACGCCGAAGACACTCCCTCTGCCATGCACTCCCGCAACCCCAGCAGTTATCGCGTCCCCAACACCGTGTTCGACGCCAACACTGGCCCCAAGGGTGTCATCGCCGATGCCCAGGCCTTTGAGCGTGCTCGCAAGAGCTCCTTCCGCAGAACTCTTCTCGGCGTCGCTGGTCTCGATCGCTCCCACTACAACAAGTCCGTCAACGACGACGCTACACTCCTCCAgaactcctccccaccagATGGATCTTCCgccagcgatgatgaggaacgGTTCCTTCACCAATGGCGCGCGGCCCGCATGCAGGAAATGCAGGCCCGCAGCCTGAGGAAGCCTAGTCCCCGTCGCAAGTTGTACGGGTCTGTGGATATTGTCGATGCGGTGGGATACCTGGATGCTATTGAGAAGGTCACATCCGGCACGGTAGTAGTCGTCTGCGTTTATGACCCAGAG tccacaaccagcagcattGTTGAAGACTCTCTCAACACCATTGCTCGTCGTCAACCCACTGTTCACTTCGTCAAGCTCCACCACGAGATCGCCGAGATGGATCACATCGAAGCCCCCGCTCTGCTAGCATACAAGGATGGCGATGTCTTTGCTACGATCGTCGAGATTTTGAGACAGATTCCCAAGGGTCGGAGCTGCAGCGCAGACAGTCTTGAAGACCTGCTCAGATC ATACCGTATCTTGTAA